Below is a window of Acidobacteriota bacterium DNA.
ATCGGCCGATAGTACATACACACCAACGGTTTTCACCTTGCACTGTCTCGCGTCGATTCGCCCTGTTTCGTGTTGTCTCGCGGACCAAATGCAGACCAAACAGCAGAGTCCTTGACCGGACATAATGCCGGATATGTGCCCTGAGGACAGGCGGACTCCTTGTCATCTAGACCGAGTGATAGGGCGCTTCTCTTCGTGGTCGTTCACCCGGTGTCAGACGTCTTGGCGCAGTCGGTTGCTTACCCGTCGCCCTCCAGAACAACGACAGCCGCTACCTCACCCTGCTCATAATGGCCAGGCAGGTTGCAGAAGATGATGTATGTGCCAGCACCGAGACCGCTGATCTCCACAGTCTCACCAGGTGCAATCCACTCCCCCGCAGTGTTCCCGAGCCAGCCGAGTCCCTGCTGACCGTCGACCATCCGCTGGTCACGGGCCACTGCTTCCTCGCAGAGCACTTGTCTCGCTTCGTAGGCACCGTCCCCGGAGGGCGGTGGATCACCCGGTCCGTAGTCGAACTCCATGAAGACACACCACTCCACCGGACCCATCCCAAAGTCCTGTTGGGCGTTCTGCCAGTCGTACAAGGGGAGGGCCTCAGGCTCGTGAGGGCCCACAACCATTGTGTATCGGTGAGGTTCGGTCCCGACGTTGGTGATCTCAAACAGCGTAGGACACCAGGGCGGGCAATAGCGGAGGGAACCTGCCCGTATGGTCTCCGGTTCAACGGTTATCTGGCCCTCACTAATGGCGACAGCAGCGGGCTCGACACTCCGACCGCATGCGGCCAACACAAGCGCACCCGCCAGCAGGCCTATTACGTAGCTTCTAATCGGCGGCTCCGAGTCCGAGTGTCGGATGTCGTCTGTCATCTCTCACCATCCCGGTAAGCCGTTTGGGCGTGGTCTCCGGCTGGGTCTGAATACCAGCCCGGTTCGGACGTTGAACACCGAACCATGTCTCCATTTTAATCGGCTAGTCGGTGATTCGTCTAGGGAGACTCCCCAAGCAAAGACCTAACCCGCCGCACATAACGAAGCCTCTTTGTGTCAAGGGGGTCTTTTCGAGGTGGTTGAGGGCGCGTGGAGTCGATCCCGTGACGGTGTTGCGGGATTGGCGTATTGTTGGTGTCGGGTTCGGGAAGTGGCTTTTCCGAAGAGTCAGCTTTCAGGATGCAAGCTGGCCACGCTGGACTCAGAGTCGTTCCTGGTTGCCCTCCCGGACCCACCCTTTTTCAGTTCGCGGCGGGTCTTGCTGCGTCGACGACGAGGGCCCTGTAGACGGCGTCTGAGATGCGTCGCTTCAGCGCCCTGATCGCTTCTTTCGGGGTCTTGCCTTCAGCGATCTTCTTGTCGAAGTAGACGCGGCCGATCGTGTCGTGTCGCAGCTGGGTGACGGCTGCAATATGAATGGCGTGGTTCAAAATACGGTTCCCTCGCAGGTTCAACCGGTGCCTTGTGTTGCCCGCTGAGGACACCTCGATTGGTGCCGTTGCGTTGTAGGTGGCGTAGTGCCCTTTCGTGGGGAACCGGGTGATGTTCTTGGTGTACCCAATGATGGTTGCTGCACCGATCGGACCGACACCCACGATGTTCGTCAGCGACGTTCCCGATGCGGCGACCGCGTCTGCAATCCGTTTCTTGGATGCTTTCAACGCATCGTCGATTCGGGTGATGTCCTCAACGACCTCACCGGCAATCAGGGTCCGATACCTGGTCGCCTCATCAGTAACCGTGATCCGGTCGAGGAGCTCACAAGCGTTGCTGGCACTGATCCTTTCCCCGATACCACCCGCCTCGAGTTCGCCGAGGAGGGCGTGGAGCCGTGAGCAGTGCTTGTTGCGGAGCTTCGCCATGTCACGGTGCCGTTTCACCAACAGGCGCAAAACGACAACATGATTATCAGGCTGGACTGTTGCCAAGCGATCTGAACGCAACGCCGCGATCGCTATCGACCGAGCATCATTCGGATCGTTCTTCTGTGAGCGTCCCGATCCCATCAATCGGACCCTTGACGCCAACACCGGTGGCACATCAAACACGGTCTCACCGCAAGCGACAAGCTGACGGGCAACCAGATACCCGAGCCCGTTCGCGGACTCAACAGCCCACTCACGCTTTTCGTATCCTGCAGCCCAATCGGTGAGACGCTCAACCTGATCGTCAGCCGCTTCAAGTGTGAACTCGTCAATCACATTCTCATCATCATCAATAGCAACCGCTGTGTGGGTTGCCTTATGCGGGTCGATCCCAATCATCGTCATAACAATGCCTTTCTCATTGACGGTGAAACCGAGATGGGCACTCCTGATTCGGGTCGATAGTGTTCTCGCCTCTTTCGAGCCACACCCCAGCAAGGACACCGGCTGGCCGACAGCTCGTTAGAAAGCCAACCCGAAGGTGACAGGCACATAGAGAGACGGCCAGCCGGATCCTCTAGATGCTACGAAACACCGCAACACCTGCCACAAGTATCAATCAGGCACATGTGCGCACTCGAGGAGTGGGCTTCGGGTTGTAGCGACTTTGTTGCTACGCAAGCACGTCGCTGTAGATTCGTTCGATGTGTTCGGCAATGTGGCGCCAGTCGAATTCGCGTTCGATCAGCTGTCGAGCCTGTTTCCCTCGTTGAAGTCGGGTGGATGTGTCGGAGGCCGCCTGGATCATGGCGTCTGCGAGGTGGGTCTCGTTGTCCGGGGTGACACGCCAGCCGTTCGGCCGAGCAGGGTCGATATTGACGAACGATGTCGGGCCGCCCGAGTCGGTCGCGATTACTGGCAGGCCACAGCCCATAGCCTCAAGGTAGACCTGGCCAAACGGCTCGTCGACCGAGGGCGCCACGAACGCGTCAGCGCAGTTGAATCCCGTGGCGAGATCTTCATGTCCCCGCCAGCCGACAAAGAAGACCCCGTCGACACCCAATGAAGTCGCCACCGTGTGGGGATGTTCGCCTTCCCACTCGCCCGGATAGCCGCCCCAGACGACCAACGGTGGCGCGTGTCGTCCCAGGGCCTCGCGCACTGTGGCGTAGGCGCGGATGAGCAGCGGGACCCGCTTAAAGTCGAGGAAGCGCCCTACGAACAGCAGCACTGGGAGCAGCTCGCCTGTCGTCGGGTCCAGGAAGAAGCGGTCTATGTCGGTATCCGAATACTGGATCGTTCCGGGCTGGCCACTCTCGTCCCACCCTTGTGGCTCGTCCACCAACCACTGGCGCCACTGAACCAACCGTTCACTCCTCGCTAGGCCCAAAGGCGCGAACCTGTCGACATCAACTCCGTTCGGCACGATTTCGACGAGCGAAGGGTCCACACCCAACAGGTCGATTGCCAGCTTGCGATCTGTTGGTGAGATCGC
It encodes the following:
- a CDS encoding IS110 family transposase, which gives rise to MTMIGIDPHKATHTAVAIDDDENVIDEFTLEAADDQVERLTDWAAGYEKREWAVESANGLGYLVARQLVACGETVFDVPPVLASRVRLMGSGRSQKNDPNDARSIAIAALRSDRLATVQPDNHVVVLRLLVKRHRDMAKLRNKHCSRLHALLGELEAGGIGERISASNACELLDRITVTDEATRYRTLIAGEVVEDITRIDDALKASKKRIADAVAASGTSLTNIVGVGPIGAATIIGYTKNITRFPTKGHYATYNATAPIEVSSAGNTRHRLNLRGNRILNHAIHIAAVTQLRHDTIGRVYFDKKIAEGKTPKEAIRALKRRISDAVYRALVVDAARPAAN
- a CDS encoding glycosyltransferase family 4 protein translates to MKVGRRIVMTLAFYPRGGSAQVVRYLGEALETRGNAVTVCCGSLGPQGSSSHAATFFGGLNVETLDFTEAAMWFEQGLDPMTAPVPFHPSFEDRPGVPDRVFASLDSEAYVRQVAVWRSLLERVEVPDLYHVHHLTHVNDAVAALGDRPTVAHLHGTELKMLAEIRLSGEKRWRHAAEWDQRLVRAARRADRLIAISPTDRKLAIDLLGVDPSLVEIVPNGVDVDRFAPLGLARSERLVQWRQWLVDEPQGWDESGQPGTIQYSDTDIDRFFLDPTTGELLPVLLFVGRFLDFKRVPLLIRAYATVREALGRHAPPLVVWGGYPGEWEGEHPHTVATSLGVDGVFFVGWRGHEDLATGFNCADAFVAPSVDEPFGQVYLEAMGCGLPVIATDSGGPTSFVNIDPARPNGWRVTPDNETHLADAMIQAASDTSTRLQRGKQARQLIEREFDWRHIAEHIERIYSDVLA